A segment of the Xenorhabdus bovienii SS-2004 genome:
ATGTATCATGGATAGCGACTTTCGCTTGTACCATGTCATCAAATTGCAGACATAGCGCGGTGACCGTTCCCTCAATATTCGCAACAGATAAGCGAGGGCGGGCAGCCTGTCCATCCGTGGACATGTCCAGTCCCTCTATCTGAACAGGCCACGGTTTATATTCCTGCCCCTGCCACCAAAGGGACTTCGGCTGCGGCTGACTGCCTGTCTCCTCGGCGGTGTCAATTTCTTCGGGCGTCACAGGCATACCATACGCATGAAAACGAAGCACATCGGCACCGAATTTTGTCCCGTCAATCTCGTAGAGCCGGACGGTATTTCCGGCGTCCAGCTTTTGTACGTCAGCAGTAAACATGATTGTCCTCTATGGCGCGTGCGCCTCAATGAATTCAGTTGACAGGGCATAGGTTTTGTAATCAATGGCCTGATACTTATAGCTCTCGCACCGAAACAGCCCCTTGCTCGCCAGCGGGGGCGTCCAGATAAATGACTTATGCCCTTCATGCCGGTCAAGAAAGGCGATAATCTCAGTAATGTGTTTTTCATTACCGACAAAATCCAATGTCCATCTCATCGACTTGGGGTTAATCCCCGCACCAGAGACCTGTTCATAACCGTCACCGAATTTCGCTTTTCGGATCGCAAATTCAACATTGGAACTGGCATTCACGCGCGGCAGCCATGTGAATATTTCCATTATTTCGCCCTTATCGCTTTGTTGATTGCACCACCCTGCCGCAAATCCCTGTCACGTTCAGCGTAGTAGACCTGAGCGACGGCCTGAGCAAAACGACGCCCGAAGGCGTCATTATCGCCTTTCGATGATGAACTTTCAGTTTTCCCGTCCGTGATGTAGACATTGATATTGGTGCCCCCTTGATCACCCAAGCCCTTTGGGGAAATAGCACGTACACCCAGAGAGCCATCGGCACTACGGGTCAGCGGCATGATGGCTTCCGGCCCCGCTTCACCCATCAGTCCCGCCCCTTTCGCAAATGCAAACAATGTCGGACTATTGACTATCTGACCGCTGTAGCTACTCAGACTGGGAGAATTATAAACACCGCCTTTGGCATTCTTGACGAACGTAGACATGAAGCCGTTGAACGCCCCCCCCGCACCGCCACCGAATGAAGAGGCCAGCATTTCAAATGCCTTATTCGCAGCAATTTTCATTAAACTCTGAACGACGCTCTGTGCCATTGAAGCGAACATTTCAGAAATGCCTTCTTTGAGCGATTTAGTTCCGGTTAGCAGCCCCGTAATCATGTTGCCCATGCGTTCGCTGACAGTATCAAACAGGTTGACTGCGATTGCGTGATAGGTACTTTGGGCAGCAAATAACTGTTTCGCCGCTTCAATGCGTTTCGTGTTGTTTTCCGTTTCGGCGGCCGCAATCAGTTCATTCTTACGCTGTTCACTGATAACAGTTGCGTCAGCATAGGACTGATAAAGCGCCTTTTTGCGTTCAAGTTGGTTTTCCAGATCCTGTATTGGGTCAACTTCGCCCCGTAAGTTATCTCTGGCGGAAACGGCATACTGCTGTCTGGCGTCCGCATTGCCTCTAACCTCGTCTTTCCAGATATCCCCTTTTCGATAGGTGTATTCGGCGGGTGACTCAATTTGACCATTGTTCTTCTGCCGCTCCAGTTGCTCTGTCGCTTCTTGGGTTCTTTTAGCAACATTACGGAATGGATCCGCTTCGATAGCAGCCTGTAAGTCCTGATAACGCTGCTTAGTTTCCTCCAGTCGCTTGTTAAGCTGGTTCAGGTGGTTGTTCTGTTCCTGAGTAAACTTACTGACGTTATTTTGAGAATTGGCGAATAGCTCGGCGGCAGCATTGCCCTCTTTATAGCGGATCGCTTCGGTGGCCAGTTGCGTATTCAGTTCGGCCACTTTATTCGTGTAATCTTCTGCGGTTTTGGCGGCTTTCCGTGTGGCACTTTCTGCCTCGCTTTGAGCTTTTCGGGCGGCTTCGTCCTGCTTCCGTAGGGCTTCGGCATTTTGGTATACCTGAGCCGCGTTATTAATGACCTGATTCACATAGGGCTTTTGTTGCCTATCATCCGGATTCAACCCCCCATCAACGGCTTTGTAATACGCCTCACGCCTGACTTTATCTAATCCCTTTCTTTTAGAAAGATCAATTTCCCTTTCCTGGTCTTTCAGTAACGACTTTATTTTGTCGTTTGGCTCGAATTTCACTACCGGTACGGGAATGTGAATACCTGATACATCAATGCTTGAGTTTTTGATCCGTTCCAGTAGCTCGACCGTGAGTTCCAGCTTTTGATTTTGCAGCGCCAGCGTCACATTGCCGGTTTTGCGCATTTCGTTAATCGCTGTGATGAACCTTTTCTCTTTCTCCCCATTGATTGTCTGTTGGTCACCCAGACTCGTGAGGGCAGACGTGATTTCACCGACCGTTTTCAGGGCAGCTTCATACGCCGAACGGCTTTCTGAAAGTTTAGTGCTGAACTCGGTGATCTTGATGTCAGTATTTTTACCGTTGCTTTTATCCTTCATGAAAAGATTGAGGCTGATTTGGTTTTTATTCATCTCCTTCCTGAACTTTTCCACATCCTCTTTAGCCACGGCAAGATCTTCTTTTAACTGATTCTTGGTGTCCCTGAGTTGAACAGGATCCATCTTGCTCAGTTCTTCCTTGATTTTTGTCGCCTCTTTCGCGTGCGCCCGGGCTTCTTCTTTGGCCTGCTTTTGGTTTTGGTACAGCAGGTAGGCTGCACCGGCGGCCATAATCAGTATCCCCGGCAGTCCACCGACAGCGCCGAGCAGCGCACCGCCCATTCTTGAACCGAGCGAGGTGACCGCATTGAGTCGCGCTTGTGCGGCGGCTCTTGCATTGATGCTTTGCGTCACTCTGGCCTGCGCTGCCGCTTCTGCGACCAGTGTCCGGTTCAGTCTCGCTTCTGCGGCGGCGAAGGTCTGTGTGTTTGTCGTCTGAAGCAGGCGTGAACGCGCGGCGATAACGTTTTGTTGTGCCTGATAAGCGCTGGCTCTCGCTGAGGCAACCTGAACCTGAGAGTTACGGTAAGCTTGATCCGCGTTATTAATTTCGGCGCGGGAATTCTGGATCAGCGCAGAGGTTGATGCCCCAATCGCTGATACCCTGTTACCCAGCGCCCGCGCCCCGAACAGACCGACTGCCACTGCGCCCGCCGCAGCGACGTCGTTAATATTTTTAGACAGGTCATCCAGTACCCCGGCGAGAACGCGGGTAGTACCCGTGGCTTCATTCGCCCCACCGATCCATTCCATGAAGGCGTTTTGTACGCGCATCAGGGATTTTTCAACCGTCGCCCCCATTGAAAGGCCTTCTGCTTTCAGTTTCTCCAGTTGGCTCAGTAAAGCGGGAATGACTTTATCCATCGTCAACAGGCCGTCGTTCGCCATGCCTTTTAATTGGGTTCTGGCGACGCCCATACCGTCAGCCAGTGCCTGAATGATTCGACTGCCGTTCTCCGCCATCGCGTTAAATTCTTCACCCCGCAGGACACCGGACGACATCGCTTGCGAGAACTGAACCAATACCGAACTGGATTCTGAAGCATTCGCGCCTGATATTCTCAACCCCGTCGATAGCGCTTCCGTCATATTAACAATGTCTTGTGAGGCATATTGGAGTGCCCGCATCGGGGCAGCCGCACGGGCAAAGACCGTGGCATTGGCCTCGAATGATGTTCCGGTTTTTTGACTCATCTCCATCAATAACCGCTGGCTATTGGCTAAATCGATACTGGACGCCGTCGCCAGTTTCAAGCGGGAATTGAGGTTTGTCCATTTGTCGGCGGTTTCAATCAGTTTACTGGTGGCGAAGATGCCGGCAAACGCGCCCGCCATCCCGACGGCAGAGTCTTTCACTGAAACCAGCTGGCTGTTCAGGTCACGCAGGGCGGCACGGCTGCCACGCGCCGCCGCCGCCGCACCCCGGTTGCCATTTTCCATCACCCGGTGGTAATTTTCTCCCAGCCGGGCAGCCCGGGCGATTTCCGCCTGATACGAGCTGGAATTGGCCGAGATTTTGATAATCAGTTCACGCAGTTTTGCCACAGTGTCACCTATGTGAGATTAGCAAAGAAGTTTTCGAAGTCGTCGCCGCTTTCCTCATCGGGATTGCCCCATTGCAGCAGCGCCTCGCTCAGCCCGACTTTGACACCCTGTGACTGATAAACCGCGGAGGCAATTTGCGCGGCCTGAATGTCACCCCGACGGTCGCTGAGGGGGTTTTCGCGGTCGTAGGCCAGCCACAGCATCAGTTCGCTGGCACTTAACCCGCCCTGCAATTCGGACAGGGTTTTACCGAGGCGCAGGGCCAGCGTCAGCATAAAGCCGGTTAATGGAGATCGGACTTTTTTTCGGCTTCATCACCGGTGGTCACCAGACTGAGTGCCTGATGTAACAGGCGGGAATGCACGGGGGCGTAGATATCCATCACGGCCTCCATATCGTCCGGAGTAAAGACCGGTTCACCGTGTTCATCGCACAGCACATCGATAAACAGCACGACATCGGCACGGGTATTGCGCAGCACCTTTTCTGCCGTGGAGAGTGTTCCTTCTTTGTCTGTTGGCGAGGTCACTTCATTCCAGCGGATCCATGCCCCAGCTGACGGTTCACGCAGGGTGACGGTGGCGTTATCCCACTCAGTCACGGTTACCGTTTTGGTGCGAAAGCCCAGTTTCGGGGTTAATGCCAGTTGACGAATATTCATGATTATTGTCCTTCCTGTGTGTTGGTTTGCAGTTTTTTCGCCAGCGGTGTCGGGCGGCCTTTCATGCGCAAGGTGAAGGAGGCGCTGACGATGCCATTGGCGGCAGCCTGCCATGATTCCTGCCTGACCTCAGCCAAGAAGGTATAGCCATTGCCGCTGGGGAACTGGACACGGAAGGCATAGGCTTGGTCGGTGCTGTAGGCGAGGCGCAAAATGTCCTGCCCTTCCTCGTCGGCCGTCCAGTGCCCGGAGAGGGTAATTTCAGCCGGGGCCGCCAGTCCGTTAATCATCTCCTGTTCACGGGAACCGAGCGTAGTGACCTCAATGTCACTTTTTTGACCGCCGGTGTAGTTGATTTCTTTGACGGAAGTGTCAATTGCCACCCATTTTATCAGGGTGCTGGTTGCGTCATTGGCTGCCTCAGCAGAAACCGACAGCGAGGTCGCCAGTGTTTTTTCATACTTAGCCATATTATCTCCGGGATTAGGAATAGATTTTAAATTCGACGGTCGCGCGATACAGCCCCGTGTCATTTTCGTAACTGTTCTCACGTTCTACTTCAAAAGGTTGCAATGTTTTGATGGCACTGAAGGCGTCGCCACAAATCCGGTCGGCGTCGTCCAGCCCGGGCGCGTAGGCATCAATCTGAACCCGCGTCATTTTGACCGACTGGCCGCTCAGTACATCGGTGTAGATACTGTAGGTGGAAAATACGCACCACGGCGCCGCGGTTTTTCTTTCGGTTTGCGGGATTAAATAGGGAAACACCCGGCCGGGCAGTACCGGAACTAACAATGTAAACAAATCGCCGTCTGTCATTTTGCCAGTACCTCATCAATGGCTTTCAACGCCGCATTAAATACCGCGTCGGCGGCGGCATCTGATTTGGATTCAAAGGCCGGATCAATGAACGGCTTCGGGGCCATCCTTGAGGTGCCTTTTTCCAGAAAGCGCCAGTAGTAGGCGTTGCGGGGGTCGTTTTTCTTCATTTTGGGGTCGCTGTTGGTGCCGGATTGATTCGATCCCCGCACATAAACGCCCGAAGAGATGGAGCCGTCCCGCTGTTTTTTGCGGTTAACCGCCATAATGTTCTTTTTGAGTTTACCGGTGCGTTTGGGGGCACGGCTGCGGGTCTCATCGCGCAGCACTTTCGCCCCGGCATACATGCCTTTACGTAGTACTTTGTCGTTCTCAGCCTTGCTGAGCAGCTCCAAATCCCGCGACAGGTCTTTGAGTGCTGAAAGATCCACGGTGGTCATTGTTTTACGCCCTCCTGACAGAGTAATTCCAACAGGGTTAATTTATTGTCCGGCATCACTGCCTGAATGGCGTAAGTTTTGCCCCGGAAAATGATAGCCATGGTGGTGTCGATATCAGCGCGGTAACGCACCCAGAACCGGACAACACTTTCAGATAACACTGCCTTGGCCGCCACCACCTCGCGGCCGCTGATAAATTTCGCCTCCGCCCACACCGTTGCCACGGTGTAGCGTTCGTTGACAACGCCGCCCGAAGACGTCTGTCGGGTGCGGATACCCTGAATCGTGATGCGGTGGCGCAATCGGCCGATATTCATTATTTCCCCCTCATGGGTCTGATCCGGTAGTCGTTAAGCAGCTCTTTAAATCCACTGGCTAATACATTAGGTTCACGGTGTTCATACCAGAACCCCACTGCCAGCATTAAGGCCAGCTTAATTAACGGGGTGATCAGAATGCCGTCAAGATCATCGTCCGGCACCCTGTCTTCATAGAGTTTACGGTTCAGGTAGTTCTCGGCCTTCTCTCTGGCACTGGCAAGATAATTCAGTAACAGGTCATCGTCCTGCGTCTCATCTATCTTGCACTGCAACCGCAGTTCTTCAATGGTGGGTAAGGGCATGGTTCCCCCGGTAAAAAGGCGGCACGGTGGCCGCCATTGGATTGATTATGATTTACCGCCACCCGCTTTCAGCAGTTTCACCGCGTTGCTGTCCACCAGCAAAGACCCCACGCGCTTGGTGGTGTAAAAGTGGATGAACGGCTTGTGGGTGTACGGGTCACGCAATATGCGTACGCCCATGCGATCCAGAATGGTGTAGCAACGCTTGAAGTTACCGAACGCCACCGGCACGGCGTCCGCGCCCACATCGGCAAACTGCTCATTTTCCGCAATGCCGTAGCCCAGCAACGCAGAGGGTTGCCCCAGTTGCAGACCCGGTTGCCACAGATAATTGCCCTGACTGTCTTTCAGGGTGCGCACGGTGAACAGCATCTTGTTGTTCATCATGAACTTTGCCCCGTTGCGGTACGGCTTGCGTAGGGTGTAGATCAGCTGCATGATTTCGTCCGCCGTCACTTCGGTCGGCTTTTTCAGCAGCAGGTGCTGCAAGGTGCCCCACTTGCGCTCTTTGTCGGTCTGCGCGTCACTGCCGTAGGCCAGTAATCCCTTCGGCTTCTTGACCCCGTCGCCGTGGGTAAAGGCGTCTTCTTCCTGCTCGGCAAATTCCTGTGCCAGCTCCGCCGTGATGAAGGCCTCCACATCAAAGAAGGCATCGTCCAGCATGGTCTGGGTGGCGGCGGGATTACCGTAAATCTCACCCCAGGTCGGTTCGATGGGCGTCAGCTTCGGTGTTTTCGTTTCCGGGCGTTCATCGGTTTCGCCGACCCAGCCACTGTTGGTGCCACCCTGATTGACCAGCCGCTTAAAGTTGGGATTACCGACGGACACCACGCTGCATTCTGCCCGCATCACCACTTCATCTTTCAGGGCGCTGATGATATTACGATCCAGCTCTTCGGGAACGGCATAACCGCCCTCGGGATCACTGACGGTCTGCATGGCTTTCTGCTCCAGTTCGGCCAGCCCGTCATCCTTACCCTTGCGGATAAACTGGGTAAAGGCGGTTTTGTGCTCAGACGCGGCCTTGTTATTGCTGCCGCCTGCCGGGCGTTTCAGTCCCGCCAGTTCTTCTTCCAGTGCGGTTTTCAGGCTATCCAGTTCAGACAGCTTGCCGTTCAGGGTGTCAACCTGCCCCGCCAGTTTGCCTTTTTCGGCCTCAATCGCGTCAAAGCGTTTATCATTCTTCTCTTTGAACTCGTCAAAGCGCCCCTTGATTTCCTGCGCGATCTGTTCAACGTCTTTCAATTCAACTGCCATAGTGGACTCCGTGATTATTCAAAAGTAAGGGTTTTTAATGCATTCAAAATGGACACGTCCGTTTCAGCGTCACGCAGAGACAACGCGCCGTACCCCTCAGCCATAAATGCCTTGGCCTGGGAGCGGGAGAGTCCGACGTCGCGCAGGACCCGTTCAATACTTTTTGGGGCGGGAATGTCACCCCGGGCAAAGGCCGATTTCACCTCACTGACCCGGGCTTCGTCATTGGCCGGAAAGGTCACCAGACTCACTTCCCATAAATCGAGTTCTTTCAGTAAAAAGGCCTCTTTCGTCCGGTCGTATTCCCATTCTTTCAGGAGGTAGCCAATCGACAGGCCGGACAGTGACCCCGCTTTCAGGTGGGCATGCGCCCGTTTCGCCAGCGGATCGTCGTCAATCAGCAACCGCCCTTTCAGGTACAGCCCGACCTCATCTTCTTTCATCTCGGTATAGATACCGATGGGTTCGTCCATCCGGTGCTGCCAGAGCAACGCGGGTAAGCCGCCTTTTTCGCCCCACTGCTTCAGCGAGTTTTCAAAGGCACCGGGTAACACAATATCGTCATAACTGTCTTTCACCCCGAACACCGAACCGTAGCCTTCGAACTCGCCGGAGTCGCTGACCGATTTGATTTTCAGGGGGACATCAAGCCGTTTTTTGGTCATCATCGGCATGGGATTCAGTCTCCGTCTTGGGTTTGGGGGGTGAATCGGGATCAGTGGTCATGTTCATCGGGGTCAGGTAGATATCCCCGCCTTCACGCGGGTTCAGTTCTTCCAGTTCCCGGCATTCGTTCGGCGAGTAAATCCCCCAGTTAATGCCCCGGGTGTACGCCTCAAAGCGGGATTTCATGTCCCCGCGCAGCAGCGCCCCGGTGTTGAACTTGGCATAAAACTGCCCTTGCTTAGTCCCTTTCACCAGTCCGGCATTAATCCGCTGCTCGATACGGGTCAGGTATGGCACCAGTGAATAATTAATGAAACCGATCCCCAGATTTTCAATGTTATTAAAGGTCGCCCGGTCGGTGTTCTGCACCATATGCAGGGGAACACGGAAGATGCGGCAAATCTCCTCAAGCTGAAATTTGCGGGTTTCCAGAAACTGGGCGTCTTCGGCGGACAGGCTAATCTGTTTCCATTGCAGCCCCATCTCAAGGATCATTGGTTTATGGGCGTTGACCAGTCCCTGATGGCGGGATTCAAAATCCGCTTTCAGGCGGTCAAAGGCGTCATCGGTCAATGACTGATCCGTTTGCAGTACGCCACTGGTCACGGCACCGTTACCGAACAGCCGGGAGCCGTGCTCTTCGGTGGCCAGCCCGAGTCCAATCGCCTGCCGCGCATAGGCAATCGGGCTTAATCCGATCAGGCCATCCAGTGTGAAGATACGCACATGCCAGATCTCATCCTGGGTCAGTGTCCGGCTATCCCCGTTCGGGAAGGTGACCTGATATTCCGGCAACCAGTCACTGTTCAGTTTGGGTACAACGCTGCCCGGCTCAAGGGGCAGGAGTTCCACCACTTCGCCGAGCGCCTTGACTTTGTAGGCGTAGAAGTTGCCGCGCAGACACAGACAGGCAATCAGCAGCTCCCAGAATTCCTGGGGCGTCATGTAGTTGTTGGGTTTTACCGACAGCAGGGTGTTCAGCCGTTCGCGGGTCGCCCGTTTGTTCCCCCGCGCCAGTTGTTCATACAGCGAACAGGGCAGCATGCCGACCGATTCCGCCAGTACCCGCACGCAGCTAAAAACGGCGGTAAGCTGCATGGCCATCCGGGGGCTGACCCGCCGTCCGGTGTAGGTGTCATACGACAGGCCGATCAGTTCACTGAGTTCCCGTGAGGTCATCGGGTCGGCGGATTTTCGAAACAGTCCGGGAAAGAACATCAGGCCCCCTTACCGGGTTTATGACCCAACATGCGGGAGACCAGATAAGACCAGCCCAGACACAATACGCCGGCGACCATAAATCCCGCCGCCGGCAGCAGCAGCCACGCCCCGTAAGACAACAGGCCGCCGCCTGC
Coding sequences within it:
- a CDS encoding phage tail protein — translated: MEIFTWLPRVNASSNVEFAIRKAKFGDGYEQVSGAGINPKSMRWTLDFVGNEKHITEIIAFLDRHEGHKSFIWTPPLASKGLFRCESYKYQAIDYKTYALSTEFIEAHAP
- a CDS encoding tape measure protein; this encodes MAKLRELIIKISANSSSYQAEIARAARLGENYHRVMENGNRGAAAAARGSRAALRDLNSQLVSVKDSAVGMAGAFAGIFATSKLIETADKWTNLNSRLKLATASSIDLANSQRLLMEMSQKTGTSFEANATVFARAAAPMRALQYASQDIVNMTEALSTGLRISGANASESSSVLVQFSQAMSSGVLRGEEFNAMAENGSRIIQALADGMGVARTQLKGMANDGLLTMDKVIPALLSQLEKLKAEGLSMGATVEKSLMRVQNAFMEWIGGANEATGTTRVLAGVLDDLSKNINDVAAAGAVAVGLFGARALGNRVSAIGASTSALIQNSRAEINNADQAYRNSQVQVASARASAYQAQQNVIAARSRLLQTTNTQTFAAAEARLNRTLVAEAAAQARVTQSINARAAAQARLNAVTSLGSRMGGALLGAVGGLPGILIMAAGAAYLLYQNQKQAKEEARAHAKEATKIKEELSKMDPVQLRDTKNQLKEDLAVAKEDVEKFRKEMNKNQISLNLFMKDKSNGKNTDIKITEFSTKLSESRSAYEAALKTVGEITSALTSLGDQQTINGEKEKRFITAINEMRKTGNVTLALQNQKLELTVELLERIKNSSIDVSGIHIPVPVVKFEPNDKIKSLLKDQEREIDLSKRKGLDKVRREAYYKAVDGGLNPDDRQQKPYVNQVINNAAQVYQNAEALRKQDEAARKAQSEAESATRKAAKTAEDYTNKVAELNTQLATEAIRYKEGNAAAELFANSQNNVSKFTQEQNNHLNQLNKRLEETKQRYQDLQAAIEADPFRNVAKRTQEATEQLERQKNNGQIESPAEYTYRKGDIWKDEVRGNADARQQYAVSARDNLRGEVDPIQDLENQLERKKALYQSYADATVISEQRKNELIAAAETENNTKRIEAAKQLFAAQSTYHAIAVNLFDTVSERMGNMITGLLTGTKSLKEGISEMFASMAQSVVQSLMKIAANKAFEMLASSFGGGAGGAFNGFMSTFVKNAKGGVYNSPSLSSYSGQIVNSPTLFAFAKGAGLMGEAGPEAIMPLTRSADGSLGVRAISPKGLGDQGGTNINVYITDGKTESSSSKGDNDAFGRRFAQAVAQVYYAERDRDLRQGGAINKAIRAK
- a CDS encoding phage tail assembly protein T, whose product is MLTLALRLGKTLSELQGGLSASELMLWLAYDRENPLSDRRGDIQAAQIASAVYQSQGVKVGLSEALLQWGNPDEESGDDFENFFANLT
- a CDS encoding phage tail assembly chaperone; this translates as MNIRQLALTPKLGFRTKTVTVTEWDNATVTLREPSAGAWIRWNEVTSPTDKEGTLSTAEKVLRNTRADVVLFIDVLCDEHGEPVFTPDDMEAVMDIYAPVHSRLLHQALSLVTTGDEAEKKSDLH
- a CDS encoding phage tail tube protein, with the protein product MAKYEKTLATSLSVSAEAANDATSTLIKWVAIDTSVKEINYTGGQKSDIEVTTLGSREQEMINGLAAPAEITLSGHWTADEEGQDILRLAYSTDQAYAFRVQFPSGNGYTFLAEVRQESWQAAANGIVSASFTLRMKGRPTPLAKKLQTNTQEGQ
- a CDS encoding DUF3168 domain-containing protein; protein product: MTDGDLFTLLVPVLPGRVFPYLIPQTERKTAAPWCVFSTYSIYTDVLSGQSVKMTRVQIDAYAPGLDDADRICGDAFSAIKTLQPFEVERENSYENDTGLYRATVEFKIYS
- a CDS encoding HK97-gp10 family putative phage morphogenesis protein, with protein sequence MTTVDLSALKDLSRDLELLSKAENDKVLRKGMYAGAKVLRDETRSRAPKRTGKLKKNIMAVNRKKQRDGSISSGVYVRGSNQSGTNSDPKMKKNDPRNAYYWRFLEKGTSRMAPKPFIDPAFESKSDAAADAVFNAALKAIDEVLAK
- a CDS encoding phage head closure protein; its protein translation is MNIGRLRHRITIQGIRTRQTSSGGVVNERYTVATVWAEAKFISGREVVAAKAVLSESVVRFWVRYRADIDTTMAIIFRGKTYAIQAVMPDNKLTLLELLCQEGVKQ
- a CDS encoding head-tail connector protein, whose translation is MPLPTIEELRLQCKIDETQDDDLLLNYLASAREKAENYLNRKLYEDRVPDDDLDGILITPLIKLALMLAVGFWYEHREPNVLASGFKELLNDYRIRPMRGK
- a CDS encoding phage major capsid protein encodes the protein MAVELKDVEQIAQEIKGRFDEFKEKNDKRFDAIEAEKGKLAGQVDTLNGKLSELDSLKTALEEELAGLKRPAGGSNNKAASEHKTAFTQFIRKGKDDGLAELEQKAMQTVSDPEGGYAVPEELDRNIISALKDEVVMRAECSVVSVGNPNFKRLVNQGGTNSGWVGETDERPETKTPKLTPIEPTWGEIYGNPAATQTMLDDAFFDVEAFITAELAQEFAEQEEDAFTHGDGVKKPKGLLAYGSDAQTDKERKWGTLQHLLLKKPTEVTADEIMQLIYTLRKPYRNGAKFMMNNKMLFTVRTLKDSQGNYLWQPGLQLGQPSALLGYGIAENEQFADVGADAVPVAFGNFKRCYTILDRMGVRILRDPYTHKPFIHFYTTKRVGSLLVDSNAVKLLKAGGGKS
- a CDS encoding HK97 family phage prohead protease — translated: MMTKKRLDVPLKIKSVSDSGEFEGYGSVFGVKDSYDDIVLPGAFENSLKQWGEKGGLPALLWQHRMDEPIGIYTEMKEDEVGLYLKGRLLIDDDPLAKRAHAHLKAGSLSGLSIGYLLKEWEYDRTKEAFLLKELDLWEVSLVTFPANDEARVSEVKSAFARGDIPAPKSIERVLRDVGLSRSQAKAFMAEGYGALSLRDAETDVSILNALKTLTFE
- a CDS encoding phage portal protein produces the protein MFFPGLFRKSADPMTSRELSELIGLSYDTYTGRRVSPRMAMQLTAVFSCVRVLAESVGMLPCSLYEQLARGNKRATRERLNTLLSVKPNNYMTPQEFWELLIACLCLRGNFYAYKVKALGEVVELLPLEPGSVVPKLNSDWLPEYQVTFPNGDSRTLTQDEIWHVRIFTLDGLIGLSPIAYARQAIGLGLATEEHGSRLFGNGAVTSGVLQTDQSLTDDAFDRLKADFESRHQGLVNAHKPMILEMGLQWKQISLSAEDAQFLETRKFQLEEICRIFRVPLHMVQNTDRATFNNIENLGIGFINYSLVPYLTRIEQRINAGLVKGTKQGQFYAKFNTGALLRGDMKSRFEAYTRGINWGIYSPNECRELEELNPREGGDIYLTPMNMTTDPDSPPKPKTETESHADDDQKTA